Proteins encoded in a region of the Tubulanus polymorphus chromosome 10, tnTubPoly1.2, whole genome shotgun sequence genome:
- the LOC141912353 gene encoding phosphatidylinositol transfer protein beta isoform-like isoform X2: MPTKYDDMAPYLEDASIIVEYRIRLPMTVDEHEIARLYTISESNKLETGGGEGYEVVKNEPSNEGQYTYKILHLQTKVPRFIRTLAPTGSLEILEEAWNAYPKCKTSLSVFEIPDEFIGKREIVDIDIANNSLVQPNDYKKEEDPTFYHSKTTGRGPLATGWQDSMPTMCVYKLCSYKFKWFGLQPKVESLIKKALFRGFTQFFRRVHCWTDSWHGLTIEDIRKLEEETKTELDKMRNSGEARGLVEK; the protein is encoded by the exons ATGCCGACGAAATACGATGATATGGCACCTTACCTAGAAGATGCGTCGATCATTGTAGAATA CCGAATACGTCTGCCGATGACAGTGGATGAG CACGAAATCGCAAGACTCTACACGATATCAGAATCGAACAAATTGGAGACCGGAGGCGGTGAAGGATACGAAGTCGTGAAGAATGAACCCAGTAACGAGGGACAATACACCTACAAGATTCTCCATTTGCAAAC GAAAGTACCGCGTTTTATTCGAACGTTGGCTCCTACGGGTTCGCTTGAAATACTCGAAGAGGCCTGGAACGCATACCCAAAATGCAAAACATCGCTTTCG GTCTTCGAAATACCAGATGAATTCATCGGCAAAAGAGAAATAGTCGACATCGATATTGCCAACAATAGCTTGGTTCAACCAAAT gattataagAAAGAAGAGGATCCAACTTTTTATCATTCTAAGACGACTGGACGCGGTCCGTTAGCCACAGGTTGGCAG GATTCCATGCCGACGATGTGTGTGTACAAACTGTGCTCGTACAAGTTCAAATGGTTCGGATTGCAACCGAAAGTTGAATCTCTAATAAAGAAA GCATTGTTTAGGGGATTTACCCAATTTTTCCGAAGGGTTCACTGCTGGACAGACTCGTGGCACGGACTGACAATCGAGGATATTCGTAAACTGGAGGAAGAAACCAAAACCGAACTCGACAAG ATGAGAAACAGCGGAGAAGCGCGAGGATTGGTGGAGAAATGA
- the LOC141912353 gene encoding phosphatidylinositol transfer protein alpha isoform-like isoform X1, giving the protein MPTKYDDMAPYLEDASIIVEYRIRLPMTVDEHEIARLYTISESNKLETGGGEGYEVVKNEPSNEGQYTYKILHLQTKVPRFIRTLAPTGSLEILEEAWNAYPKCKTSLSNPYMKDGFLFIVDTLHFDNDDGTKENVFEIPDEFIGKREIVDIDIANNSLVQPNDYKKEEDPTFYHSKTTGRGPLATGWQDSMPTMCVYKLCSYKFKWFGLQPKVESLIKKALFRGFTQFFRRVHCWTDSWHGLTIEDIRKLEEETKTELDKMRNSGEARGLVEK; this is encoded by the exons ATGCCGACGAAATACGATGATATGGCACCTTACCTAGAAGATGCGTCGATCATTGTAGAATA CCGAATACGTCTGCCGATGACAGTGGATGAG CACGAAATCGCAAGACTCTACACGATATCAGAATCGAACAAATTGGAGACCGGAGGCGGTGAAGGATACGAAGTCGTGAAGAATGAACCCAGTAACGAGGGACAATACACCTACAAGATTCTCCATTTGCAAAC GAAAGTACCGCGTTTTATTCGAACGTTGGCTCCTACGGGTTCGCTTGAAATACTCGAAGAGGCCTGGAACGCATACCCAAAATGCAAAACATCGCTTTCG AATCCGTACATGAAGGACGGTTTCTTGTTCATCGTCGATACTCTTCACTTCGATAACGACGACGGTACTAAAGAAAAT GTCTTCGAAATACCAGATGAATTCATCGGCAAAAGAGAAATAGTCGACATCGATATTGCCAACAATAGCTTGGTTCAACCAAAT gattataagAAAGAAGAGGATCCAACTTTTTATCATTCTAAGACGACTGGACGCGGTCCGTTAGCCACAGGTTGGCAG GATTCCATGCCGACGATGTGTGTGTACAAACTGTGCTCGTACAAGTTCAAATGGTTCGGATTGCAACCGAAAGTTGAATCTCTAATAAAGAAA GCATTGTTTAGGGGATTTACCCAATTTTTCCGAAGGGTTCACTGCTGGACAGACTCGTGGCACGGACTGACAATCGAGGATATTCGTAAACTGGAGGAAGAAACCAAAACCGAACTCGACAAG ATGAGAAACAGCGGAGAAGCGCGAGGATTGGTGGAGAAATGA